Part of the Pseudomonas sp. P8_241 genome is shown below.
CGTACACCAAGCAGGGCCAGATGTTGACTGAAGACGAGAACATCGTCGAAGTGCCGCTGACCGTGCAGTACAAGATCAGCAACCTGCAGGACTTCGTGCTGAGCGTCGATCAGCCAGAAATCAGCCTGCAGCACGCGACCGACAGTGCCTTGCGCCACGTGGTGGGTTCCACCGCAATGGACCAGGTGCTGACCGAAGGCCGTGAATTGATGGCCAGCGAGATCAAGGAGCGCCTGCAACGCTTCATGGATACCTATCGCACCGGCATCACCGTTACCCAGGTCAACGTTCAGAGCGCAGCGGCACCGCGTGAAGTCCAGGAAGCCTTCGATGACGTGATCCGTGCCCGTGAAGACGAGCAGCGTTCGCGTAACCAGGCTGAAACCTATGCCAACGGCGTCGTGCCGGAAGCTCGTGGTCAGGCTCAGCGTATCCTCGAAGACGCCAACGGCTACCGTGACGAAACCGTCTCGCGTGCCAAGGGTGAGGCTGATCGCTTCACCAAACTGGTCGCCGAGTACCGCAAGGCACCTGAAGTCACCCGCCAGCGTCTGTACCTGGACACCATGCAGGAAGTCTTCAGCAACACCAGCAAGGTGCTCGTGACCGGCAACAAAAATGGCCAGAGCAACCTGTTGTACCTGCCGCTGGACAAAATGGTCGAAAGTGGCCGCAGCACTAGCACTCCGGTGAACAGTGCGGCAGCCACCAGCAATGAAGCGAATGCGCGTGCCGCAGCTGATCTGCAGCAACAGCAAGCACGTACCAGGGAGAGTCGCTGATGAGCAATAAATCGCTGATCGCCCTTATTGTCGGCGTCGTCGTGGCGATCGCTGCCTGGAACTGCTTCTACATCGTGGCTCAGACCGAGCGCGCGGTGTTGCTGCAGTTTGGTCGCGTGGTTCAGGCCGATGTTCAGCCGGGCCTGCATGTGAAAGTGCCTTACGTTAACCAGGTGCGTAAATTCGACGCACGCCTGATGACGCTGGATGCACCGACGCAGCGCTTCCTGACGCTGGAAAAGAAAGCTGTAATGGTCGATGCCTACGCCAAGTGGCGTGTGAAGGACGCAGAGCGTTTCTACACCGCGACTTCCGGCCTCAAGCAGATTGCCGATGAACGTCTGTCCCGTCGTCTGGAATCGGGCCTGCGTGACCAGTTCGGTAAGCGTACCTTGCACGAAGTGGTGTCGGGTGAACGTGATGCGCTGATGGCGGATATCACGGCATCGCTGAACAAGATGGCCGAGAAAGAACTGGGTATCGAAGTAGTCGATGTTCGGGTCAAGACCATCGACCTGCCCAAAGAAGTGAACCGCAGTGTGTTCGAACGTATGAGCACCGAGCGTGAGCGTGAAGCTCGCGAGCACCGCGCCAAGGGTAACGAGCTGGCCGAAGGCATCCGTGCCGACGCCGATCGTCAGCGCCGCGTACTGCTGGCTGAAGCCTATCGTGAGTCTGAAGAGGTTCGCGGTGACGGTGATGCCCAGGCCGCAGCGATTTACTCCAAGGCGTACGGTCAAGACCAGGAGTTCTACGCGTTCTACCGCAGCCTGCGTGCGTACCGTGAAAGCTTTGCGAACAAATCCGACGTCATGGTCCTCGACCCAAGTAGTGACTTCTTCCATTACCTGGAAAAAGCCAAGCCTTGATACGGCGTTGACCTGAATCACCCCGCCGGGCGGCTAAAACCTCTGGCGGGGTGATCCTTTGGGAAAACGTGTGTATGATGCGGCAGCCGGGAAATTCCCGGCTTTTTTGCGTCTGCATGTTTGATTGCTGTTTTTTGAGCAGACGACGGGCCGAACGGCCTGACAGTTTTTCGAGGAACGTGGTTGGCGAAGCCGGTTAGAGGGCTTTTCGCTCCGTCGCTCATGCGCGTGGTTTGTATATGAGCTGACCATTTTCTGCTTCACTCAAGGCTCGCCGACAGGCTGGCTGCCCGGATATAGGGGAAGGCGTAATGGCAACGGTAGACCGCTGGCTTCTGCCAGATGGCATCGAAGAAGTACTGCCACCGGAAGCGGCGCGCATTGAAGTCGCGCGTCGTCAGGTGTTGGATCTGTTCCAGAGCTGGGGTTACGAGTTTGTCGTGACTCCCCATATCGAGTACCTGGAATCCCTGCTGACCGGCGCGGGTCAGGACCTGGATCTGCGGACCTTCAAGGTCATCGATCCGCAATCGGGCCGGCAAATGGGTTTCCGTGCCGACATCACGCCGCAAGTGGCGCGCATCGACGCGCACACCCTGCGTCGCGAAGGTCCAAGCCGCCTGTGTTATGCCGGCAGCGTGCTGCACGCGCAGCCTCGCGCATTGTCGTCCTCGCGCAGCCCGATTCAACTGGGTGCCGAGTTGTACGGCGACGCCAGTCCGAGCAGCGACGTGGAAGTCATCAGCCTGATGCTGGCCATGCTGCAACTGGCCGATGTGCCGGATGTGCACATGGATCTCGGTCATGTTGGCATCTACCGTGGCCTGGCTCGCGCCGCCGGTTTGTCCGGTGAAGTCGAGCAGCAGTTGTTCGATGCGCTGCAACGTAAGGCCATCGACGAGGTCATTATCTTGACCGAAGGCTTGCCTGCCGATCTTTCCGATATGCTGCGAGCCCTGGTCGACCTGTGTGGCGGCCGCGAAGTATTGAGCGCTGCCCGTGAGCGTCTAGCCAAGGCCCCAGCCCCGGTTCTGGCGGCGCTGGACGATCTGCTGGCGATTGCCGAGCGTTTGTCCGTGCGTTTCCCGCAATTGCCGCTGTACTTCGACCTGGGCGAGTTGCGCGGCTATCACTACCACACCGGCGTCGTGTTCGCGGTGTTTGTACCGGGTGTTGGCCAGTCCATTGCCCAGGGCGGTCGTTACGACGATATCGGCGCCGACTTCGGTCGCGCTCGTCCGGCTACCGGCTTCTCCACCGATTTGAAAACCCTGGTGACCCTGGGGCGTGCTGAGATCGAGCTACCGTCTGGCGGTATCTGGATGCCTGACAGTACGGATGCGGCACTCTGGCAGCAGGTTTGCCAGTTGCGCAGTGAGGGTCAGCGTGTCGTTCAGGCATTGCCTGGGCAACCATTGGCCGCCGCCCGTGAAGCGGACTGCGACCGGCAATTGATCCAGCAGAACGGGCTTTGGCAAGTATCGCCACTGGCTTCTTGAGTTTTCCTGCCGGCTGCCGCCGGCACCA
Proteins encoded:
- the hflK gene encoding FtsH protease activity modulator HflK, translating into MAWNEPGGNSNNQDPWGGKRRNNGDRKGPPDLDEAFRKLQESLNGLFGGGKKRGGDDGGGSGKSGGFGGLLGIGLVVLAAVWLYSAVYVVDEQEQAVVLRFGKYYETVGPGLNIYFPPIDKKYMENVTRERAYTKQGQMLTEDENIVEVPLTVQYKISNLQDFVLSVDQPEISLQHATDSALRHVVGSTAMDQVLTEGRELMASEIKERLQRFMDTYRTGITVTQVNVQSAAAPREVQEAFDDVIRAREDEQRSRNQAETYANGVVPEARGQAQRILEDANGYRDETVSRAKGEADRFTKLVAEYRKAPEVTRQRLYLDTMQEVFSNTSKVLVTGNKNGQSNLLYLPLDKMVESGRSTSTPVNSAAATSNEANARAAADLQQQQARTRESR
- the hflC gene encoding protease modulator HflC encodes the protein MSNKSLIALIVGVVVAIAAWNCFYIVAQTERAVLLQFGRVVQADVQPGLHVKVPYVNQVRKFDARLMTLDAPTQRFLTLEKKAVMVDAYAKWRVKDAERFYTATSGLKQIADERLSRRLESGLRDQFGKRTLHEVVSGERDALMADITASLNKMAEKELGIEVVDVRVKTIDLPKEVNRSVFERMSTEREREAREHRAKGNELAEGIRADADRQRRVLLAEAYRESEEVRGDGDAQAAAIYSKAYGQDQEFYAFYRSLRAYRESFANKSDVMVLDPSSDFFHYLEKAKP
- a CDS encoding ATP phosphoribosyltransferase regulatory subunit yields the protein MATVDRWLLPDGIEEVLPPEAARIEVARRQVLDLFQSWGYEFVVTPHIEYLESLLTGAGQDLDLRTFKVIDPQSGRQMGFRADITPQVARIDAHTLRREGPSRLCYAGSVLHAQPRALSSSRSPIQLGAELYGDASPSSDVEVISLMLAMLQLADVPDVHMDLGHVGIYRGLARAAGLSGEVEQQLFDALQRKAIDEVIILTEGLPADLSDMLRALVDLCGGREVLSAARERLAKAPAPVLAALDDLLAIAERLSVRFPQLPLYFDLGELRGYHYHTGVVFAVFVPGVGQSIAQGGRYDDIGADFGRARPATGFSTDLKTLVTLGRAEIELPSGGIWMPDSTDAALWQQVCQLRSEGQRVVQALPGQPLAAAREADCDRQLIQQNGLWQVSPLAS